The genomic region ACGGCGCTTTTGCCGGTAAAATGACCAAAACCTGTTGATGGGGGGTCAGCAAATCAACAAGTCGTTGCGTCGCAAAAAAAACGGCGCAACCCTTCTGGGGTCGCACCCGGTATGCCAGGATAAAGCAATACATATGCCTTCCCCGGCCTAACCCATCAGCTCGGCGGGAATATCAAAATTGGCATAGACATTCTGCACATCATCGTTATCTTCCAGCATTTCCATCAGGTCAAGGATGCGCCTGGCTTCATCGGGATCGGTAATATTTACCGTGTTCCGGGGCAACATCGTAACCTCTGCACTCTCGATGGATATTTCATGCTGTTGCAGGAAATTCTTGACTTCCTCGAACAGTTCGGGGGATGTTATGATATTGTAAACGTCATCCTCTTCCTGCAGATCATCAGCCCCCGCTTCAAGCGCAAGCATCATCAGATCATCCCCGCTGATCGACAATTTTTCCATTTTGACAGTAATGAAACCTTTTCTTTCAAACATCCAGGCCACACAACCGGATTCCCCCAGACTCCCGCCGTGACGGGAAAAATGATGCCTGATTTCACCCGCAGTCCGGTTGCGATTGTCGGTAAGGGCTTCAAGCAGGACTGCCACCCCGCCCGAGGCATACCCCTCGTAATTCACCTGCTCGTAACTTTCTCCTTCCTGGCCTCCCACGCCCCTCTGGATTGCCCGCTGGATATTGTCGTTGGGCATGTTGTTCTCCCTGGCTTTCTGCACGGCCAATCTCAGGCGAAAATTATTGTCGATATCTCCCCCGCCCTCCCTGGCAGCAACGATGATCTCCCGGGCCAATTTGGTAAATATCTTCCCTCTCTGCTCATCCACCCGTGCCTTGCGACGTTTTATATTTGACCATTTCGAGTGACCGGCCACCTAAAAATTCCCCCTTTCAAAAAGTCCCTCCCCCAGGAAGATGGTTCAACTTTGAAGGGCATCCTTCCTTCTTTTTTTTATTTCTACTGCGGATAGGATGCACTGACCAGTGTTTTCATGCCGCCACGGGGATTGAAATCGCCGGTAACGGTCATTGAAACCGGGGCCAGCAGTGCAACCAGGTCATCCAGGACGCGATTGACAACATCTTCCTGGATGATCCCGACCTGGCGGTACGAATTCAAATAGTATTTGAGCGATTTCAGTTCCACACACTCTTCATGGGGTACATAGCTTATGCGCAATTCCCCAAAATCCGGCAGCCCTGTCCATGGACAGACCGATGTAAATTCCGGAAAGATGATCTCAACATCTGTACGGCGCCCGGCATAAACATAGGGGATTTTCTCCAGCACCCCCCTGTCTATCTGCTCGGGTTTCAATACTGCAGGAAGACTTCCTGCACCTGAATTCTTTTGATTCTTGCGACTATCTTTCATCGGTGACAACACCTTCCTTTCGCGCCCAGCGGACGGTTAGATAACAGAATGGAGTATCGGCCAATGCCAATATTATTTTAACCAGATACTGACTGATAATCATGTTCACAAGCACTGCAGGGGCTACAGTCCCGGCAAAAGCAAGGGTAATAAAGATGACGGTGTCCAGGAATTGACTGGCAATCGTGGATAGATTGTTGCGCAACCAAAGGTGTTTTCCCATGGTCACCCGGCGCCAGAAAAGAAAAGCCCATACATCATGCAACTGCGAAACCAGATAAGCGGCCATGCTGGCAGCCACCATGCGGGGAACCGTTCCCAGAATGGTCTCGTAAGCATTCTGATTCCTCCATAGAGGAGATGGCGGCAGGAATTTTCCCAGTGTCAAGAAAGCAATCATCACCAGGCTCATCCATAGCCCCAACCAGACCAGGCGGTTGGCTTCTTTTTTACCCCATACTTCACTTACCGTATCGGTAATCACAAATGTGACCGGGTAGGCAAATACTGCCGCAGGAAGGATCAACTGCCCCCAGGAAAACAGTTTGCCGGCAATTATATTGGAAACCAACAGGCAGGTAACAAAGAGGGCCGTCA from Bacillota bacterium harbors:
- a CDS encoding queuosine precursor transporter, yielding MEKKLQILTALFVTCLLVSNIIAGKLFSWGQLILPAAVFAYPVTFVITDTVSEVWGKKEANRLVWLGLWMSLVMIAFLTLGKFLPPSPLWRNQNAYETILGTVPRMVAASMAAYLVSQLHDVWAFLFWRRVTMGKHLWLRNNLSTIASQFLDTVIFITLAFAGTVAPAVLVNMIISQYLVKIILALADTPFCYLTVRWARKEGVVTDER
- a CDS encoding YebC/PmpR family DNA-binding transcriptional regulator, coding for MAGHSKWSNIKRRKARVDEQRGKIFTKLAREIIVAAREGGGDIDNNFRLRLAVQKARENNMPNDNIQRAIQRGVGGQEGESYEQVNYEGYASGGVAVLLEALTDNRNRTAGEIRHHFSRHGGSLGESGCVAWMFERKGFITVKMEKLSISGDDLMMLALEAGADDLQEEDDVYNIITSPELFEEVKNFLQQHEISIESAEVTMLPRNTVNITDPDEARRILDLMEMLEDNDDVQNVYANFDIPAELMG
- the queF gene encoding NADPH-dependent 7-cyano-7-deazaguanine reductase QueF produces the protein MKDSRKNQKNSGAGSLPAVLKPEQIDRGVLEKIPYVYAGRRTDVEIIFPEFTSVCPWTGLPDFGELRISYVPHEECVELKSLKYYLNSYRQVGIIQEDVVNRVLDDLVALLAPVSMTVTGDFNPRGGMKTLVSASYPQ